Below is a genomic region from Vulgatibacter sp..
GCGACCGGGTTGGAGGCGCCCTCCTGCAGCAGCGTCGCCAGGGTGATCCCGAGGACGAGGGCGGTCGCCGCCCAGGCGAGGCCCGCTGCCAGCGCGCCGTCCGCCCTGCGGAAGACCACGCGAAAACCCTCGTCCTCTGCCAAGGCGAACCGGCCGCGGAGGGGCCGGAGAAGCTCGTGCTCGTGCTCGTCGCTCATCGCCTCCTACCTACCACAGCGCAGGGGCCGGATGCGGCCCCTGCCAGGCAGGCGGGCGCAGGCCGTCACTCGATCGCGAGCTCCCAGAGGCTGCCGCCGTCGGTGGCGGCGACCAGGCGATCGCCCACCCGCTCCAGCTCGTAGACCGGCGCGGGGAGCTCGTTGCCCAGGGGCACCCAGGTGGCGCCGCCGTCGATGCTCGCCCAGACCGTGCGGTCCGCGGCGATGGCCTCCTGGCGCGGGGCAACGGCAGCGACGAGCACACCCTCGATCCCCTCGAGGTCGCGGATCCACGACGCCTCGGGGAAGCTCGCATCGACCGCCGTCCAGCTCGCGCCGCTGTCGTCGGAGTGCCACAGCGGCGCGGTCGTGCTGCTCGACGAGGTGGCGAAGAGGCCCCCGCCCCGGCCGGCTGCGGTGAAGTTGCCGAGGGTGGTGTCGGTAGGGACCAGCTCCCACGTGGCGCCGCCGTCGGTGGAGCGGGCGACACCGCCGGAGAGCGTCTGCCCAAGGACGACGTCCTCGAAGGAGGCGAGTTCGAAGATGGACGGGCGCCGGTCGCTGCCGTCCCAGGCCGTTCCGATCACCGGAAGCGCCTCGTGCGCGTACTCCCAGCCGCGGCCGCCGTCGACCGAGCGCCACAGCTCGTCGTCGAAGGTGGCGAGCACGTCGCCCTCCACCAGGGTGAAGTTGCCGCCCGACCAGAAGTCGTACGGCGCCTGGTGGACGCGCGAGAAGCTCTGCCCATCGTCCAGCGACCAGAGCAGCTCGCGATCGCCGACGGCGAGCCACCTGCCGTCACCCAGCGCCGTCGGCGAGCCGAGGCCGTCGAAGGTCGGCGCCTCCGCCCAGGTGCCGTCGGCCTGCAGGCGGAGCGCACGCGCCGCTGCGGTCTGCGCGATCATCTCGCTCCCGTCGGTGCGCAGCACGAAGACGCGGGTCCGGGGGCTCTCCACGGCGACGCGGTCGAAGCCCTGCCCTGCCTCGTCCCAGCGGAAGAGCAGCTCCTCCGTGGCGACGAAGAGGCTGCCGCCGCCGGCAGCGACGGCGCCGATCTCGCCGGGAAGCCCGCTCTCCACGGAGGCCCACCCGCTGCCATCCCAGCGGAAGAGCCCGGCCCGTGCCAGTGCGTGCAGCCCCGCGTCCGTTGCGACAAACCGGTCGCCGAGGCCCCGCGTCTCCGAGGCGGGCAGCACCGTCTCGGTCCACGTCGCGCCGCCGTCCACCGAGCGATGGATGCGGTTGTTGCTCATCGCGAAGATCGCCCCCTCGTAGCTCGCGAAGTGCGTCGCAGCAGCGAGCATGTCGGTCCCAGCGACAGCGTCCCAGGTTGCGCCGCCGTCGGTGCTCCGCACCAGCGCGCGGGCGCCGTAGAGGTCGGGGGTGATCATCACGTTGCCGGAGACGAAGAGCGTCTCCACCCCGTGGTCGAGCGGCAGCTCAGCCGCCTCGCTCCAGGTGGCGCCCCCGTCGTCGGTCCGCTCGGCCCAGACCCGCTGCTGCGCCTGGTGCACGGCGTAGACCGCGTCGCCGTCCACGGCGACCGCCTCCACCGTGCTGCTGACGAACGACCAGCTGCTGCCCCCG
It encodes:
- a CDS encoding WD40/YVTN/BNR-like repeat-containing protein gives rise to the protein MRRIPKTAACAAALLLSACTVDANSLPDEGGGAGAGAGAGGVGGVGGVGGTGAVGGSGGVGGDGGGTAGAGGVGGTGGAGGSGGAGGVAGAGGTGGTVAPGAWDGTGTWALADAPQSVSIGTALFALGDGTLFAGGGAHLLRSSDGGSTWEPVLQNPGNIGALVETPQALFLQVDYVGLYRSTDGGSSWSFVSSTVEAVAVDGDAVYAVHQAQQRVWAERTDDGGATWSEAAELPLDHGVETLFVSGNVMITPDLYGARALVRSTDGGATWDAVAGTDMLAAATHFASYEGAIFAMSNNRIHRSVDGGATWTETVLPASETRGLGDRFVATDAGLHALARAGLFRWDGSGWASVESGLPGEIGAVAAGGGSLFVATEELLFRWDEAGQGFDRVAVESPRTRVFVLRTDGSEMIAQTAAARALRLQADGTWAEAPTFDGLGSPTALGDGRWLAVGDRELLWSLDDGQSFSRVHQAPYDFWSGGNFTLVEGDVLATFDDELWRSVDGGRGWEYAHEALPVIGTAWDGSDRRPSIFELASFEDVVLGQTLSGGVARSTDGGATWELVPTDTTLGNFTAAGRGGGLFATSSSSTTAPLWHSDDSGASWTAVDASFPEASWIRDLEGIEGVLVAAVAPRQEAIAADRTVWASIDGGATWVPLGNELPAPVYELERVGDRLVAATDGGSLWELAIE